In a genomic window of Gadus chalcogrammus isolate NIFS_2021 chromosome 17, NIFS_Gcha_1.0, whole genome shotgun sequence:
- the LOC130369697 gene encoding interleukin-10 receptor subunit beta-like isoform X2 yields the protein MLKLYVSNTGHVVLCALDEPRNARLTSWNMDLVLRWDPPGDPAVHYTAEFNSMVFKFRPGCVNTSALYCDFTAEASSLTVYGTYIGRVRAQQGQESSVWVESGPLTLDKNTTIGPPNVTLVSHGVHMTINIRDPVFRISKMREVYNQASYNITYWKEGKEGKAQSLIVQQNPVVLSDLEPLSRYCVKVHISTQNNHRAGDESRVTCEKTADRERTPWLEAVLSFVVMVMVVTVVVVAVLYRKRLSSFLCPSVSLPQHFKENVFETSSSPISVAMENYRPPVETYDQVNVMTTEHNTDEVRPLVAEEDQCSARFPTAEYPRPE from the exons ATGTTGAAGCTTTACGTAAGCAACACGGGTCATG TGGTTCTATGTGCTCTGGATGAACCAAGGAACGCCCGATTGACCTCCTGGAACATGGACCTTGTTCTGCGGTGGGATCCGCCTGGAGACCCAGCGGTCCACTATACAGCAGAGttcaa CTCGATGGTGTTCAAGTTCAGGCCTGGTTGTGTGAACACCAGTGCCCTCTACTGTGACTTCACCGCTGAGGCCAGTTCCCTGACCGTGTACGGGACGTACATAGGTCGAGTGAGGGCCCAGCAGGGCCAGGAGAGTTCCGTCTGGGTGGAGAGCGGGCCCTTGACCCTGGAtaagaaca CCACCATAGGTCCCCCCAACGTCACCCTGGTCTCCCATGGGGTCCACATGACCATAAACATCAGAGACCCTGTCTTCCGTATCTCAAAGATGAGGGAGGTCTACAACCAAGCCAGCTACAACATCACCTACTGGAAAGAGGGCAAGGAGGGCAAG GCCCAGAGTCTAATTGTGCAGCAGAACCCAGTGGTCCTGAGTGACCTGGAGCCCTTGAGCCGCTACTGTGTGAAGGTGCACATCAGCACGCAGAACAACCACAGAGCCGGCGACGAGAGCAGGGTCACCTGTGAGAAGACGGCTGACC GAGAAAGGACTCCGTGGCTGGAGGCAGTGCTGAgctttgttgtcatggtgatggtggtgaccgtggtggtggtggcagttcTCTATCGCAAGAGGCTCTCCAGCTTCCTCTGTCCCAGCGTCTCGCTGCCGCAGCACTtcaaagag AACGTATTTGAGACCTCCAGTTCACCCATCTCCGTGGCCATGGAGAACTATCGCCCCCCTGTGGAAACTTACGACCAGGTCAACGTCATGACCACGGAGCACAACACGGACGAGgtgcgccctctagtggcggaAGAGGACCAGTGCAGTGCTCGATTTCCAACCGCAGAGTACCCGAGGCCTGAATAA
- the LOC130369697 gene encoding interleukin-10 receptor subunit beta-like isoform X1 — protein sequence MRTFLTVITLCCATKVVLCALDEPRNARLTSWNMDLVLRWDPPGDPAVHYTAEFNSMVFKFRPGCVNTSALYCDFTAEASSLTVYGTYIGRVRAQQGQESSVWVESGPLTLDKNTTIGPPNVTLVSHGVHMTINIRDPVFRISKMREVYNQASYNITYWKEGKEGKAQSLIVQQNPVVLSDLEPLSRYCVKVHISTQNNHRAGDESRVTCEKTADRERTPWLEAVLSFVVMVMVVTVVVVAVLYRKRLSSFLCPSVSLPQHFKENVFETSSSPISVAMENYRPPVETYDQVNVMTTEHNTDEVRPLVAEEDQCSARFPTAEYPRPE from the exons ATGAGGACATTCCTGACTGTGATAACACTTTGTTGTGCGACAAAAG TGGTTCTATGTGCTCTGGATGAACCAAGGAACGCCCGATTGACCTCCTGGAACATGGACCTTGTTCTGCGGTGGGATCCGCCTGGAGACCCAGCGGTCCACTATACAGCAGAGttcaa CTCGATGGTGTTCAAGTTCAGGCCTGGTTGTGTGAACACCAGTGCCCTCTACTGTGACTTCACCGCTGAGGCCAGTTCCCTGACCGTGTACGGGACGTACATAGGTCGAGTGAGGGCCCAGCAGGGCCAGGAGAGTTCCGTCTGGGTGGAGAGCGGGCCCTTGACCCTGGAtaagaaca CCACCATAGGTCCCCCCAACGTCACCCTGGTCTCCCATGGGGTCCACATGACCATAAACATCAGAGACCCTGTCTTCCGTATCTCAAAGATGAGGGAGGTCTACAACCAAGCCAGCTACAACATCACCTACTGGAAAGAGGGCAAGGAGGGCAAG GCCCAGAGTCTAATTGTGCAGCAGAACCCAGTGGTCCTGAGTGACCTGGAGCCCTTGAGCCGCTACTGTGTGAAGGTGCACATCAGCACGCAGAACAACCACAGAGCCGGCGACGAGAGCAGGGTCACCTGTGAGAAGACGGCTGACC GAGAAAGGACTCCGTGGCTGGAGGCAGTGCTGAgctttgttgtcatggtgatggtggtgaccgtggtggtggtggcagttcTCTATCGCAAGAGGCTCTCCAGCTTCCTCTGTCCCAGCGTCTCGCTGCCGCAGCACTtcaaagag AACGTATTTGAGACCTCCAGTTCACCCATCTCCGTGGCCATGGAGAACTATCGCCCCCCTGTGGAAACTTACGACCAGGTCAACGTCATGACCACGGAGCACAACACGGACGAGgtgcgccctctagtggcggaAGAGGACCAGTGCAGTGCTCGATTTCCAACCGCAGAGTACCCGAGGCCTGAATAA